Proteins from a single region of Diaphorobacter limosus:
- a CDS encoding efflux RND transporter permease subunit, translated as MIAKLIRWSVANRFLVLLATAMLTAWGVWGVRSTPVDALPDLSDVQVIIRTSYPGQAPQIVENQVTYPLATTMLSVPGAKTVRGFSFFGDSFVYVLFEDGTDLYWARSRVLEYLNQVQGRLPATAKPALGPDATGVGWIFQYALVDRTGKNDLAQLRALQDWFLKFELKSLPNVAEVASVGGMVKQYQVVLDPVKLASYGLSQEQVRAALVAANQETGGSVLELAGAEYMVRASGYLKTLDDFRAVPLVARGGVPVRLGDVATLQIGPEMRRGIAELDGEGEVAGGVVILRSGKNAQETIAAVKAKLGELQASLPQGVEIVTTYDRSALIERAIRNLTIKLGEEFLVVALVCVLFLWHLRSALVAIISLPLGVMMAFLIMRYQGINANIMSLGGIAIAIGAMVDAAVVMIENAHKKLEAWQHAHPDQRLQGKERWEVITRAAEEVGPALFFSLLIITLSFIPVFTLEAQEGRLFGPLAFTKTYAMAAAAGLSVTLIPVLMGYWIRGRIPDEQKNPITRMLIAVYRPSLEWVLRWPKATLLIAVLALATTAWPLARLGGEFLPRLDEGDLLYMPSALPGLSAQRATELLQLSNRMIKTVPEVETVFGKAGRAETATDPAPLEMFETSVKLKPREQWRAGMTPEKLIEELDQAVKIPGLSNIWIPPIRNRIDMLATGIKSPIGVKVTGNDLHVIDRIAAEVEQVAKGIPGVSSSLAERLTGGRYVDVQIDRVAAGRYGLNVADVQAVVAGAVGGENVSETVEGLARFPINLRYAREWRDSPERLKQLPIFTPMGQQITLGTVARIAITDGPPMLKSENARPSGWVYVDVRGRDLASVANELRDAISRQVKLEPGVSIAYSGQFEYMERANARLKVVVPATLLIIFILLYLTFGRVDEASLIMATLPFALTGGIWFLYLLNYNLSIATGVGFIALAGVAAEFGVVMLIYLKHALEERCPDGRRPTLPELLDAIREGAVLRVRPKAMTVAVILAGLVPIVWSSGTGSEVMSRIAAPMLGGMVTAPLLSLFVIPAVYVLMRKPR; from the coding sequence ATGATTGCCAAATTGATCCGCTGGTCGGTGGCGAACCGCTTTCTGGTGCTGCTGGCCACGGCCATGCTTACGGCCTGGGGGGTGTGGGGCGTGCGCAGCACGCCCGTGGATGCCTTGCCGGACCTGTCCGACGTGCAGGTCATCATCCGTACCAGCTACCCCGGCCAGGCGCCGCAGATCGTGGAAAACCAGGTCACCTATCCCCTGGCCACGACCATGCTGTCGGTGCCGGGGGCCAAGACGGTGCGCGGCTTTTCGTTTTTCGGGGACTCGTTCGTCTATGTCCTGTTCGAAGATGGCACTGACCTGTACTGGGCGCGCTCGCGGGTGCTGGAGTACCTGAACCAGGTTCAGGGACGCCTGCCGGCCACAGCCAAGCCGGCCCTGGGGCCGGATGCCACGGGGGTGGGCTGGATCTTCCAGTACGCACTGGTGGACCGCACGGGCAAGAACGATCTGGCGCAGTTGCGCGCGCTGCAGGACTGGTTTCTGAAGTTCGAGCTCAAGAGCCTGCCCAATGTGGCAGAGGTAGCCTCGGTGGGCGGCATGGTCAAGCAGTACCAGGTTGTGCTCGACCCGGTCAAGCTCGCCTCCTACGGACTGAGCCAGGAGCAGGTGCGCGCGGCGCTGGTGGCCGCCAATCAGGAAACTGGCGGCTCGGTGCTGGAGCTGGCGGGGGCCGAATACATGGTGCGCGCCAGCGGCTATCTGAAAACCCTGGATGATTTCCGTGCAGTACCGCTGGTGGCGCGCGGCGGTGTGCCGGTGCGCCTGGGCGACGTGGCCACGCTACAGATCGGGCCGGAGATGCGGCGCGGCATCGCCGAACTCGATGGCGAGGGCGAGGTCGCCGGCGGCGTGGTCATCCTGCGTTCGGGCAAGAATGCCCAGGAGACGATTGCCGCCGTCAAGGCCAAGCTGGGCGAGCTGCAGGCCAGCCTGCCGCAGGGGGTGGAGATCGTCACCACCTACGACCGCAGTGCCCTCATCGAGCGCGCCATCCGCAACCTCACCATCAAGCTAGGGGAGGAGTTTCTGGTGGTGGCGCTGGTCTGCGTGCTGTTCCTGTGGCACCTGCGCTCGGCGCTGGTGGCCATCATTTCGTTGCCGCTGGGGGTGATGATGGCCTTCCTCATCATGCGCTACCAGGGGATCAATGCCAACATCATGTCGCTGGGCGGCATCGCCATCGCCATAGGCGCGATGGTGGATGCGGCCGTGGTCATGATCGAGAACGCGCACAAGAAGCTGGAAGCCTGGCAACACGCGCATCCGGATCAGCGGCTGCAAGGCAAGGAACGCTGGGAGGTGATCACGCGGGCCGCGGAGGAAGTCGGTCCGGCGCTGTTCTTCTCGCTGCTCATCATTACCTTGTCCTTCATCCCCGTCTTTACCCTCGAAGCCCAGGAGGGACGCCTGTTCGGGCCGCTGGCGTTCACCAAGACCTACGCCATGGCGGCGGCGGCGGGCCTGTCCGTGACGCTGATCCCGGTGCTCATGGGCTACTGGATTCGCGGACGCATTCCCGACGAGCAGAAGAATCCCATCACCCGCATGCTGATTGCGGTGTACCGGCCCAGCCTGGAATGGGTGCTGCGCTGGCCCAAGGCAACCTTGCTGATCGCGGTGCTGGCGCTGGCGACCACGGCCTGGCCGCTGGCCCGGCTTGGTGGCGAATTCCTGCCCCGGCTGGATGAGGGGGATCTGCTCTATATGCCCTCGGCCTTGCCGGGGCTGTCGGCGCAACGCGCCACGGAGCTGCTGCAGCTCAGCAACCGCATGATCAAGACGGTGCCCGAGGTCGAAACCGTGTTCGGCAAGGCGGGTCGTGCGGAAACCGCGACCGACCCCGCGCCGCTGGAGATGTTCGAGACCTCGGTGAAGCTCAAGCCCCGAGAGCAATGGCGCGCCGGCATGACGCCCGAGAAGCTCATCGAGGAGCTGGATCAGGCGGTGAAAATCCCCGGCCTGTCCAACATCTGGATTCCGCCGATCCGCAACCGCATCGACATGTTGGCTACCGGCATCAAGAGTCCGATCGGCGTCAAGGTGACGGGCAACGACCTGCATGTGATCGATCGCATCGCGGCAGAGGTGGAGCAGGTCGCGAAGGGCATTCCAGGCGTGTCGTCATCGTTGGCGGAGCGGCTGACCGGCGGCCGGTATGTGGACGTGCAGATCGACCGCGTGGCGGCGGGGCGCTATGGGCTGAACGTGGCCGATGTCCAGGCGGTCGTCGCCGGTGCCGTCGGTGGCGAAAACGTGTCGGAGACCGTGGAGGGGCTGGCGCGCTTCCCGATCAATCTGCGATACGCGCGTGAATGGAGGGATTCACCGGAAAGGCTGAAGCAACTGCCCATCTTCACCCCCATGGGGCAACAGATCACGCTGGGCACGGTGGCGCGCATCGCCATCACCGATGGCCCGCCCATGCTCAAGAGCGAGAACGCGCGCCCGTCCGGCTGGGTGTACGTTGACGTGCGCGGGCGCGACCTGGCCTCGGTGGCTAACGAGCTGCGCGATGCGATCAGCCGTCAGGTGAAACTGGAGCCGGGGGTGAGCATTGCCTACTCTGGGCAGTTTGAGTACATGGAGCGGGCCAATGCGCGCCTGAAGGTCGTGGTGCCGGCCACCTTATTGATCATCTTCATCCTGCTGTACCTGACCTTCGGGCGCGTGGACGAGGCGAGCTTGATCATGGCCACCTTACCGTTTGCTCTCACAGGGGGTATCTGGTTCCTGTATCTGCTGAACTACAACCTGTCCATCGCCACAGGGGTCGGGTTCATCGCGCTGGCGGGTGTAGCGGCGGAGTTCGGCGTGGTCATGCTTATTTATCTGAAGCACGCCCTGGAGGAACGCTGCCCTGATGGCCGCAGGCCGACGCTGCCAGAACTGCTGGACGCGATTCGGGAAGGCGCCGTGCTGCGCGTGCGACCCAAGGCCATGACCGTAGCGGTCATCCTGGCGGGCCTGGTGCCCATCGTCTGGAGTAGTGGCACGGGCTCGGAGGTCATGAGCCGCATTGCGGCGCCTATGCTCGGAGGCATGGTGACGGCACCATTGCTGTCCTTGTTCGTGATTCCCGCTGTATATGTGTTGATGCGCAAGCCGCGCTAG
- a CDS encoding copper-transporting P-type ATPase has product MEAPAGTIYTCPMHPEVQQDHPGNCPKCGMSLEPVIPLDEEDNSELIDFQRRFWWTLPLTVVVTILAMFGHRLGWFDMKTQTWVELVLSLPVVLWTGWPFFVRCWQSIVNRSPNMWTLIGLGTGAAFVYSVVATLAPGVFPDSFIAHGRVAVYFEAAVVIISLTMLGQIIELKARSQTSAAIKALLGLAPKTARRINADGSEEDVPLNHVHVGDLLRVRPGEKVPVDGVVTEGSSAVDESMLTGEPVPVTKRAGDGLIGATMNTSGALVMRSEKVGAATMLSQIVQMVANAQRSKAPMQRMADVVAGKFVVVVVLIAIATFFVWGFFGPEPSWVFGLINAVAVLIIACPCALGLATPMSVMVATGRAATQGILFRDAGAIEKMREVDTLIVDKTGTLTEGKPAFDTAVADPGYTPDEVLRLAASLDQGSEHPLADAIVRAARDKGLSLTKADDFESGSGIGVRGTVEGKHLVLGNTALMQQENVATDALKADAERLRSEGGSVMHLAVDGRLAGILAVTDPIKATTADAIKTLHDSGLRIVMATGDGLTTARAVGAKLRIDEVHGEVKPADKLALVERLQKEGHVVAMAGDGINDAPALAKADVGIAMGTGTDVAMNSGQITLVKGDLRGIAAARDISIDTVRNMRQNLLFAFVYNGIGVPIAAGVLYPITGWLLSPLIAALAMSLSSASVIFNALRLRRARG; this is encoded by the coding sequence ATGGAGGCCCCGGCGGGCACCATCTACACCTGCCCCATGCACCCGGAAGTGCAGCAGGATCATCCCGGCAATTGCCCGAAATGCGGCATGTCGCTCGAACCGGTGATTCCGCTGGATGAGGAGGACAACAGCGAACTGATCGATTTTCAGCGCCGCTTCTGGTGGACCCTGCCGCTGACCGTGGTGGTCACCATCCTGGCGATGTTCGGCCACCGCCTCGGCTGGTTCGACATGAAGACCCAGACCTGGGTCGAGCTGGTGCTGTCGCTGCCGGTGGTGTTGTGGACGGGATGGCCATTCTTTGTCCGCTGCTGGCAGTCCATCGTCAACCGCAGCCCCAATATGTGGACGCTGATCGGCCTGGGCACCGGCGCCGCCTTTGTCTACAGCGTGGTCGCCACCCTCGCGCCCGGCGTGTTTCCAGACTCGTTCATCGCCCACGGCCGCGTCGCCGTCTATTTCGAGGCGGCGGTCGTCATCATCTCGCTGACCATGCTGGGTCAGATCATCGAATTGAAGGCGCGCTCGCAGACTTCGGCGGCCATCAAGGCTCTGCTGGGCCTGGCCCCCAAGACGGCGCGCCGCATCAATGCCGACGGCAGCGAGGAGGACGTGCCTTTGAACCATGTTCACGTCGGCGACCTGCTGCGCGTGCGGCCCGGCGAGAAAGTGCCCGTCGATGGCGTGGTGACCGAGGGCAGCAGTGCCGTCGATGAATCCATGCTCACCGGCGAGCCCGTGCCGGTGACCAAGCGCGCCGGCGACGGCCTGATTGGCGCCACGATGAACACCAGCGGCGCACTGGTGATGCGCTCGGAGAAGGTCGGCGCCGCCACCATGCTGTCGCAGATCGTGCAGATGGTGGCCAATGCCCAGCGCTCCAAGGCGCCGATGCAGCGCATGGCCGACGTGGTGGCCGGCAAGTTCGTGGTCGTGGTGGTGCTGATCGCAATCGCGACCTTCTTCGTCTGGGGATTCTTCGGCCCCGAGCCGAGCTGGGTGTTCGGCCTGATCAACGCCGTGGCGGTGCTGATCATTGCCTGCCCTTGCGCGCTGGGCCTGGCGACCCCGATGTCCGTGATGGTCGCCACCGGCCGCGCGGCAACGCAGGGGATTCTATTCCGCGATGCCGGCGCCATCGAAAAAATGCGCGAAGTGGATACGCTGATCGTGGACAAGACCGGCACCCTGACCGAAGGCAAGCCGGCCTTCGACACCGCCGTCGCCGACCCGGGCTACACGCCGGATGAGGTGCTGCGCCTGGCGGCCAGTCTGGATCAGGGCAGCGAGCACCCGCTGGCGGATGCCATCGTCCGCGCCGCGCGGGACAAAGGGCTGAGCCTGACCAAGGCCGACGACTTCGAATCGGGCAGCGGCATCGGCGTGCGCGGCACGGTCGAAGGCAAGCATCTGGTGCTGGGCAACACCGCCTTGATGCAGCAGGAGAACGTGGCCACCGATGCGCTCAAGGCGGACGCAGAGCGCCTGCGCAGCGAGGGTGGCAGCGTGATGCACCTGGCCGTGGACGGGCGGCTGGCAGGCATCCTGGCCGTCACCGACCCGATCAAGGCCACCACGGCCGACGCCATCAAGACGCTGCACGACAGTGGCCTGCGCATCGTCATGGCGACGGGCGACGGCCTGACCACGGCCCGGGCGGTGGGCGCTAAGCTCCGCATCGACGAAGTGCATGGCGAAGTCAAGCCGGCCGACAAACTGGCCTTGGTGGAGCGGCTGCAGAAGGAGGGGCACGTCGTCGCCATGGCCGGCGACGGCATCAACGACGCACCTGCCCTGGCCAAGGCCGACGTGGGCATCGCTATGGGCACCGGCACCGACGTGGCCATGAACAGCGGCCAGATCACCCTGGTCAAGGGCGATCTGCGCGGCATCGCAGCCGCGCGCGACATCTCCATCGACACCGTGCGCAACATGCGCCAGAACCTGTTGTTCGCCTTCGTTTACAACGGTATCGGCGTGCCCATCGCCGCCGGCGTGCTTTATCCCATCACGGGCTGGTTGCTGTCTCCATTGATTGCAGCACTGGCCATGAGCCTGAGCTCGGCCTCCGTCATCTTCAACGCGCTGCGGCTGCGGCGCGCACGAGGCTAA
- a CDS encoding c-type cytochrome — protein sequence MTLKPLILGAVGLLALLLVAGVGYFSLRASNRPVTPPPHSMRPDDPQVLRVGARIYAQQCAACHGAKGEGQPNWRDRGSDDLLPAPPHDPSGHTWHHPDEQLFAITKQGLAQLINQPDYRTAMPIYGGVLSDDEIVAVLSWIKAQWPPEIRRRHDEINVQYRQSLSR from the coding sequence ATGACGTTGAAACCGCTGATCCTGGGGGCCGTAGGATTGCTGGCCTTGCTGCTGGTCGCAGGGGTGGGTTACTTTTCCCTGCGCGCCAGCAACCGGCCAGTGACGCCGCCGCCGCACAGCATGCGTCCCGATGATCCCCAGGTGCTGCGCGTCGGCGCCCGCATCTACGCGCAGCAGTGTGCGGCTTGCCATGGGGCCAAGGGCGAGGGCCAGCCCAACTGGCGTGATCGTGGATCGGATGACTTGCTTCCTGCGCCGCCGCACGATCCCAGCGGCCACACTTGGCACCATCCCGACGAGCAACTGTTCGCCATCACTAAGCAGGGACTGGCCCAATTGATCAATCAGCCCGACTACCGTACGGCGATGCCCATCTATGGTGGAGTATTGAGCGACGACGAGATCGTGGCCGTGCTGTCATGGATCAAGGCGCAATGGCCGCCAGAGATACGGCGCCGCCACGACGAAATCAATGTCCAGTACCGCCAGTCTTTGTCCCGATAG
- a CDS encoding methyltransferase family protein: MEHTGSSYGLWTLVVLNVAIFVMFAFSFFKPASARDWRSFGAFTAFIVALFVEMYGFPLTIYFLSGWLGQKLPGVDLLNHNAGHLLELLFGWGGDPHLGPFHILSYLFIGGGFWLLAAAWPVLYEAQRQGRLARTGVYARVRHPQYIAFVLIMFGFLLQWPTLLTLLMFPVLVVMYARLAHNEEQESGRRFGQAWQEYAQHVPRFIPRWGAWVQP, encoded by the coding sequence ATGGAGCACACGGGATCTTCGTATGGCCTGTGGACTCTGGTGGTGCTCAACGTGGCGATCTTCGTCATGTTCGCCTTCAGCTTCTTCAAGCCGGCCAGCGCGCGCGACTGGCGCAGTTTCGGGGCGTTCACAGCGTTCATCGTGGCGCTGTTCGTGGAGATGTATGGCTTCCCGCTGACCATCTACTTCCTGTCGGGCTGGCTGGGCCAGAAGCTCCCGGGCGTGGACCTGCTGAACCACAACGCCGGTCACCTGCTGGAGCTGCTGTTCGGCTGGGGCGGTGATCCGCACCTTGGGCCATTCCACATCCTCAGCTACCTGTTCATTGGCGGTGGCTTCTGGCTGCTGGCCGCGGCTTGGCCCGTGCTCTACGAGGCCCAGCGGCAGGGGCGGCTGGCGCGCACCGGTGTTTACGCTCGGGTGCGGCATCCGCAGTACATCGCCTTCGTGCTGATCATGTTCGGCTTTCTCCTGCAATGGCCGACCTTGCTGACGCTGTTGATGTTCCCGGTGCTTGTGGTGATGTATGCCCGCCTGGCGCACAACGAGGAGCAGGAAAGCGGACGCCGTTTTGGACAGGCTTGGCAGGAGTATGCGCAGCATGTCCCGCGTTTCATTCCGCGCTGGGGCGCATGGGTTCAGCCTTGA
- a CDS encoding efflux RND transporter periplasmic adaptor subunit produces MNNSLKKSLAGLTLIAIGVAAGWGLSQWRSSTHAVDGAAPQAGAAAERKVLYWYDPMSPTQKFDKPGKSPFMDMDLVPKYADEDAQDSVGLSVSAQTVQALGLRTAEVVQRAIGSDVDAVGTVLLNDRDVSIVQARSAGFVERVYARAPGDVIAAGAPLADLLLPEWVAAQREFLAVRALKDESLTAAARQRLLLLGMPQALVAQVERTGEPRGVYTVTTPQGGLVAELMVRQGMTISAGASLARVNGLGTVWIEAAVPEAQSGPLQLGQEAQVRLAAFPGEVLRARIVSILPQANSDTRTVRVRLELANPGQRLKAGMSGQITLKGREQPALLVPSEAVIRTGKRALAYVVDGPGKFHPVEVQLGAEIGDQLVVQGGLEAGQQVVASAQFLIDSEASLRGLLPAAPGATPEHGAHGAAPAYTVRGVVEEVSTAELTLAHDAIPALKWPAMTMGFKLADPRLAAGLAPKQQVRFTFSKQGEDYVITAIEGIKP; encoded by the coding sequence ATGAACAACTCTCTGAAAAAATCGCTCGCGGGCCTGACGCTGATCGCCATCGGCGTGGCCGCGGGTTGGGGCCTGTCCCAATGGCGCAGCAGCACACATGCTGTGGACGGAGCAGCGCCCCAAGCCGGCGCGGCGGCCGAGCGCAAGGTGCTGTACTGGTACGACCCCATGTCGCCGACGCAGAAGTTCGACAAGCCCGGCAAGTCTCCTTTCATGGACATGGATCTGGTACCCAAGTATGCCGACGAGGATGCCCAGGACAGCGTGGGCCTGAGCGTATCGGCCCAGACCGTGCAGGCGCTGGGTCTGCGCACGGCCGAGGTGGTGCAGCGCGCCATAGGCTCCGATGTGGACGCGGTGGGAACGGTGCTGCTCAACGACCGCGATGTCAGCATCGTGCAGGCGCGCTCCGCCGGCTTTGTGGAGCGGGTCTATGCGCGCGCGCCGGGCGATGTGATCGCGGCCGGCGCGCCGCTGGCGGATCTGCTGCTGCCGGAATGGGTGGCGGCGCAGCGCGAATTTCTGGCGGTGCGTGCGCTCAAGGATGAGTCGCTGACGGCGGCCGCCCGGCAAAGGCTGCTGCTGCTGGGCATGCCGCAGGCCCTGGTGGCCCAGGTGGAGCGCACGGGCGAGCCCAGGGGCGTCTACACCGTGACCACGCCCCAGGGCGGGCTGGTGGCCGAGCTCATGGTGCGCCAGGGCATGACTATCTCTGCGGGCGCAAGCCTGGCGCGCGTGAATGGCCTGGGCACCGTCTGGATCGAGGCCGCAGTACCCGAGGCGCAAAGCGGCCCGCTGCAACTGGGGCAAGAAGCCCAGGTGCGCCTGGCGGCGTTTCCCGGCGAGGTGCTGCGGGCGCGCATCGTGAGCATCCTGCCGCAGGCCAACAGCGACACGCGCACGGTGCGCGTGCGGCTGGAACTGGCCAACCCCGGCCAGCGCCTGAAGGCCGGCATGTCCGGCCAGATAACGCTCAAGGGCCGCGAGCAGCCCGCACTGCTGGTTCCCAGCGAAGCCGTCATCCGCACCGGCAAGCGCGCCCTGGCCTATGTGGTCGATGGCCCTGGCAAATTCCACCCCGTGGAGGTGCAGCTGGGGGCGGAGATCGGCGACCAACTCGTGGTGCAAGGTGGACTGGAGGCGGGGCAGCAGGTGGTGGCCTCGGCACAGTTCCTGATCGACTCCGAGGCCAGCCTGCGCGGCCTGTTGCCCGCAGCGCCGGGGGCGACGCCGGAGCATGGGGCGCATGGCGCGGCCCCGGCCTACACGGTGCGCGGTGTGGTGGAAGAAGTCTCCACTGCCGAGCTGACGCTGGCGCATGACGCCATCCCCGCCCTCAAGTGGCCCGCCATGACCATGGGCTTCAAGCTGGCCGACCCCCGCCTCGCCGCAGGCCTGGCACCCAAGCAACAGGTGCGCTTCACCTTCTCCAAGCAGGGAGAGGACTACGTGATCACCGCCATCGAAGGGATCAAGCCATGA
- a CDS encoding TolC family protein, with protein sequence MLISSSGAPGERRPAPGHGVLRAIPRRTWIHRLSILSIALAGSMFAASRTYALSFAEAREIAEQQSPRVSAQRLQIDAVESAQKAAGTLPDPKLSVGLENLPISGMDRWSLTRESMTGQRLALMQEVPNQAKRAAKVASAQARVERERAALVLQRLQIRQELGLAWIAAQAVEQREQLLTELLAENQRLQDSLPARVAGGSAQAGDLLAAQQEALALSDRRDDLQRDRSKARAMLRRWVGPRADESLQGGTGPLIHPVAQLRAELSSHAELALYPTMQSMARAESHEAQSESRGDWSWEIAYSRRDRRWGDMVSFQVTFDLPWQKDRRQTPMIQAKQRELERLEAEQEDVARRHLQELDDSAAELQALDSQIERLKSTGLQLAQGRAELALGNYRAAKGDLGAVLGARAQVLETRLRLIDLQAQRDGVTTRLNSLIAD encoded by the coding sequence ATGCTTATTTCTTCCTCCGGCGCTCCCGGCGAGCGTCGCCCCGCGCCTGGACATGGCGTATTGCGTGCGATCCCGCGCCGCACATGGATACATCGACTGAGCATCTTGAGCATTGCCCTGGCTGGCAGCATGTTCGCCGCCAGCCGGACCTACGCGCTCAGCTTTGCCGAAGCACGAGAAATCGCTGAACAGCAAAGCCCGCGGGTTTCCGCGCAGCGATTGCAGATCGACGCGGTCGAGTCCGCGCAGAAGGCCGCCGGCACGCTACCCGATCCCAAGCTCTCCGTCGGTCTTGAAAACCTCCCCATCAGCGGCATGGACCGCTGGAGCCTGACGCGCGAGTCCATGACCGGGCAGCGCCTGGCCCTGATGCAGGAGGTTCCCAATCAGGCCAAGCGCGCGGCCAAGGTGGCCAGCGCCCAGGCGCGCGTGGAACGCGAACGCGCGGCGCTGGTGCTGCAGCGCCTGCAGATACGGCAGGAACTCGGTCTGGCCTGGATCGCCGCGCAGGCAGTCGAGCAGCGGGAACAGTTGCTGACGGAGCTGCTGGCGGAGAACCAGCGCCTGCAAGACAGCCTGCCCGCGCGGGTGGCGGGCGGATCGGCCCAGGCAGGCGACCTGCTGGCCGCGCAGCAGGAGGCGCTGGCGCTGTCGGACCGGCGCGACGACCTGCAACGCGACCGGTCCAAGGCGCGAGCCATGCTGCGGCGCTGGGTCGGGCCGCGCGCCGACGAATCGCTACAGGGCGGCACCGGACCGCTCATCCATCCCGTTGCGCAGTTGCGCGCCGAGCTATCCAGCCACGCCGAGCTGGCGCTGTACCCGACCATGCAAAGCATGGCACGGGCGGAATCCCACGAGGCGCAGTCGGAATCGCGTGGCGACTGGTCCTGGGAAATTGCCTATAGCCGACGCGATCGTCGATGGGGCGACATGGTGTCGTTCCAGGTGACGTTCGATCTGCCATGGCAAAAGGATCGACGCCAGACCCCGATGATCCAGGCCAAGCAGCGCGAGCTGGAGCGCCTGGAAGCCGAGCAGGAAGACGTGGCGCGGCGGCATTTGCAGGAGCTTGACGACAGCGCGGCCGAATTGCAGGCCCTGGACAGCCAGATCGAGCGCCTCAAGTCCACCGGGCTGCAGTTGGCGCAGGGGCGAGCGGAGCTCGCGCTGGGCAACTACCGGGCCGCCAAGGGCGACCTGGGCGCCGTGCTCGGCGCCCGCGCTCAGGTGCTGGAGACGCGCCTGCGCCTGATCGACCTGCAAGCCCAGCGCGACGGCGTGACGACGCGCCTGAACAGCCTGATCGCTGATTAA